One region of Camelina sativa cultivar DH55 chromosome 6, Cs, whole genome shotgun sequence genomic DNA includes:
- the LOC104790080 gene encoding SKP1-like protein 14, which translates to MSSKKIELVSSDGESFVIEEVVARKLQIVRHMIEDECADKAIPLTNVTGKILSMVIEYCKTHVNVVDAEEESKEDKEKKEADSMSGEEAVKLKEWEAEFLKDKDLATIFQLILAANYLNVKGLLDLTCQNVADHIKDMTPEEVRVIFNIENDFTPEEEEKVRKENSWAFEEPAAPKP; encoded by the coding sequence ATGTCTTCGAAAAAGATAGAGTTGGTGAGCTCTGATGGCGAGTCTTTCGTAATTGAGGAAGTGGTGGCGAGAAAACTGCAGATCGTAAGGCACATGATCGAAGACGAGTGTGCAGACAAAGCAATCCCGCTTACAAACGTCACCGGAAAGATCCTCTCCATGGTGATCGAGTATTGCAAAACACACGTCAATGTtgtagatgctgaagaagagagcaaggaagacaaggagaagaaagaagctgaTTCAATGTCTGGAGAAGAAGCCGTGAAGCTCAAGGAATGGGAAGCAGAGTTTCTCAAGGATAAAGATCTGGCGACAATCTTTCAACTCATTCTCGCTGCTAACTATCTCAACGTCAAAGGCCTTCTTGATCTCACTTGCCAGAACGTTGCAGATCACATCAAAGACATGACGCCAGAGGAGGTTCGTGTGATCTTTAATATCGAGAACGATTTCACACccgaagaagaggaaaaagttcGCAAGGAGAACTCTTGGGCTTTTGAGGAACCAGCTGctccaaaaccctaa